Proteins encoded by one window of Winogradskyella sp. PG-2:
- the ctlX gene encoding citrulline utilization hydrolase CtlX — protein MQQTTDTILMIRPVNFRMNEQTAVNNYFQEDLKLKNAEINLKAQEEFDDFVKKLSAVGINVIVEHDDEEMDTPDSIFPNNWVSFHSNGDVAKYPMFAENRRRERRDEVFIRLEEEGFKIENIVDYSSAELEGVFLEGTGSVALDRVNRKAYCALSPRADEDLFIEFCEDFEYTPVIFTANQTVKGQRLAIYHTNVMMCLAENFAVICLDTIDDKKERKNVVKHLKQDGKEIISISETQMHQFAGNMLQLRGDNNQRYLVMSGAAHESLTANQIKNIEKHCLILSSSLETIETCGGGSARCMMAEVFLPKA, from the coding sequence ATGCAACAAACAACAGATACTATTTTAATGATTCGCCCTGTAAATTTCAGAATGAATGAGCAGACTGCTGTCAACAACTATTTTCAAGAAGATTTAAAATTAAAGAATGCTGAAATTAATTTAAAAGCACAAGAAGAGTTTGATGATTTTGTTAAAAAGCTAAGCGCTGTTGGAATTAATGTAATTGTTGAGCATGACGATGAAGAAATGGATACTCCAGACTCTATATTTCCGAATAATTGGGTGAGTTTTCATAGTAATGGTGATGTGGCAAAATATCCAATGTTTGCAGAAAATAGAAGACGCGAACGTAGAGATGAAGTCTTTATTCGATTGGAAGAAGAGGGTTTTAAAATTGAAAATATTGTAGACTATTCTTCAGCTGAACTTGAAGGTGTTTTTTTGGAAGGTACAGGAAGTGTTGCTTTAGATCGAGTGAATAGAAAAGCGTATTGCGCCTTATCACCAAGAGCAGATGAAGATTTGTTTATAGAGTTCTGTGAAGATTTTGAATATACTCCTGTAATTTTTACCGCTAACCAAACTGTAAAGGGACAACGTTTAGCTATTTATCACACTAACGTTATGATGTGTTTAGCAGAAAACTTTGCTGTTATTTGTTTAGATACAATTGACGATAAAAAAGAACGTAAAAATGTAGTAAAGCATTTAAAACAAGATGGAAAAGAAATTATTTCTATTTCTGAGACACAAATGCACCAATTTGCTGGTAATATGTTACAATTAAGAGGTGATAATAACCAACGTTATTTAGTAATGAGTGGAGCTGCTCATGAGAGTTTAACTGCAAATCAAATCAAAAATATAGAAAAGCATTGCCTAATTCTATCTAGTTCATTAGAGACTATTGAAACTTGTGGAGGTGGAAGTGCACGTTGTATGATGGCTGAGGTATTTTTACCTAAAGCTTAA
- a CDS encoding chromophore lyase CpcT/CpeT: MKRLLPFLIILISTYSCNNKTKAEVIVESDGDTELKELFAIMQGSFNSEIQSKVDSSYYNISLHMYPIWEDKGHFLYVEQALSSRQNKPYLQRIYEVTRNSDNTFSSAVYKLNADSLWIGKWKDPKAFDSITIKEIALKEGCDVILSRVSKNHFSGKTGDTTCVSTMRGASFARSEVEILEDKIMSWDRGFDAEGNYVWGAEKGAYIFNKLD, translated from the coding sequence ATGAAACGTTTACTTCCCTTTCTAATTATATTAATTTCAACATACAGTTGCAACAACAAAACAAAAGCTGAAGTCATAGTTGAGTCTGATGGCGATACAGAACTCAAAGAATTATTTGCAATTATGCAAGGTTCTTTTAATTCAGAAATACAATCTAAAGTAGATTCATCCTATTATAATATTTCCTTACATATGTATCCTATTTGGGAAGATAAGGGCCATTTTCTATATGTAGAGCAGGCTTTAAGCAGTAGGCAAAACAAACCATATCTTCAACGTATTTATGAAGTTACCCGAAATTCAGATAATACGTTTAGTTCTGCAGTGTATAAATTAAATGCAGATTCACTTTGGATTGGAAAATGGAAAGACCCAAAAGCATTTGATTCTATTACTATTAAAGAAATTGCTCTAAAGGAAGGTTGTGATGTTATTCTCAGTCGCGTTTCTAAAAACCATTTTTCCGGAAAAACAGGTGATACCACTTGTGTAAGTACAATGCGAGGTGCTTCTTTCGCCAGAAGTGAAGTTGAAATCCTAGAAGATAAAATTATGTCTTGGGATCGTGGCTTTGATGCTGAAGGCAATTATGTTTGGGGAGCTGAAAAAGGTGCTTACATTTTTAATAAACTAGATTAA
- a CDS encoding ATP-binding protein: MKQLLTLAVCLSSLFIFSQNERIDDLTVQLTFQNQDSTKVDMSLMLINELYAIKDYKMALRYVNLTTKLSEKLNYTKGLAESSYFRALIYTKRNDYFNAIDNYNRSKKYYLQLNDTLGVAKVSNSIGLLEIKRGNYTIGLQNSLSAIDIFEKQDLNNELSSAYNNLAEAYFKTNQIDKAIEFNFKALAVRQQINDTNGINESTKNIADLYSIRKEHRKAIEYYEKVLELINPDTDKDLRGEILPKLGSEYLEFNEYDKASMYLSEGLKYNRNQGNDEGLLRALNANGNLNLQKRKVKLAELQLNEAYVIAQKIDNKAELLKNYKLHIALDSTRGYFQNAFFWQNKYYDLKDLIAKEEQPIFSTDIEPVDLNEGKNTIIDDLNTDDNRTNGKASWFNNPLILYGAIAALAILLTLLLVNWLKTKKHKDTIVEQNNKLAQEQNLNKKLTEQTLHLEEEIEVKDKLFSIVSHDLKDSISSIKAFLDLLKEDSITKEEFRELIPELSENANNASSLLFNLLNWSKSQMQNLEPKPELFNIQEVFHNKMALVEQKVEDKRIVLIDESQRDFIYADKSMVEIVIQNLITNAVKFSRTGDVITVSNQDFNGKALICVEDTGVGISRENIDKLFNANKNFTTVGTKNEKGTGLGLSIAKDLVELNSGKIWVESTQNVGSKFFIELPKVAPQA, encoded by the coding sequence ATGAAGCAGTTACTGACATTAGCTGTTTGTCTATCGTCGTTATTTATTTTTTCACAGAATGAAAGAATAGATGATTTGACTGTACAATTGACATTCCAGAATCAAGATTCTACAAAAGTGGATATGTCGCTAATGCTCATTAACGAACTTTACGCAATCAAGGACTATAAGATGGCTCTGCGTTATGTTAACCTTACTACTAAACTTTCAGAAAAATTAAATTACACAAAAGGGCTTGCGGAAAGTAGTTATTTTAGAGCCTTAATATATACAAAACGTAATGATTACTTTAATGCAATAGATAACTATAACAGGTCTAAAAAATATTATCTGCAACTTAATGATACTTTAGGCGTTGCAAAAGTGAGTAACAGTATTGGTCTTCTAGAAATAAAGCGTGGTAATTATACAATAGGATTACAAAACTCATTGTCTGCCATTGATATTTTTGAAAAACAAGATCTTAATAATGAATTAAGCTCTGCGTACAACAATCTTGCTGAAGCCTATTTTAAAACTAATCAAATTGATAAGGCAATTGAATTTAACTTTAAGGCCCTAGCAGTAAGGCAGCAAATAAATGATACTAATGGCATAAATGAATCTACTAAAAATATTGCTGATTTATATTCCATCAGAAAAGAACATCGAAAAGCTATTGAATATTACGAAAAAGTCTTAGAGCTTATAAATCCTGATACGGATAAAGATTTGCGCGGTGAAATATTACCAAAATTAGGTAGTGAGTATTTAGAGTTTAATGAGTATGATAAAGCATCTATGTATTTATCGGAAGGTTTAAAGTATAATAGAAACCAAGGTAATGACGAAGGGCTTTTAAGAGCATTAAATGCTAATGGCAATTTAAATCTTCAAAAGCGCAAAGTAAAATTAGCAGAGTTACAATTAAATGAAGCATATGTTATTGCACAAAAAATTGATAATAAAGCAGAGCTTCTTAAGAACTACAAACTCCATATTGCTTTAGATTCTACACGTGGTTATTTTCAAAATGCTTTCTTTTGGCAAAACAAATATTACGATTTAAAAGACTTAATCGCAAAAGAAGAACAGCCTATATTTTCAACTGATATTGAACCTGTAGATTTAAATGAAGGTAAAAATACCATCATAGATGATCTCAATACTGATGATAACAGAACTAATGGCAAAGCATCTTGGTTTAACAACCCACTTATATTGTACGGAGCCATTGCTGCATTAGCAATTTTATTAACACTTTTATTGGTAAATTGGTTAAAAACAAAAAAACACAAAGACACCATAGTCGAGCAAAACAATAAACTAGCTCAAGAGCAAAACTTGAATAAAAAGCTTACAGAACAAACACTTCATTTAGAAGAGGAAATTGAAGTAAAAGACAAACTATTCTCTATAGTTTCTCATGACTTAAAAGATTCTATTTCTTCAATAAAAGCCTTTTTAGATTTATTAAAAGAAGATAGTATTACTAAAGAAGAGTTTAGAGAATTGATACCTGAATTAAGTGAAAATGCAAACAATGCCTCATCTCTTTTATTTAATTTATTAAACTGGTCTAAATCTCAGATGCAGAATTTAGAACCTAAACCAGAGTTGTTTAATATACAAGAAGTGTTTCACAATAAAATGGCACTAGTTGAACAGAAGGTTGAAGATAAACGCATTGTACTTATTGATGAGTCACAGCGCGATTTTATATATGCTGACAAAAGCATGGTAGAGATTGTAATTCAAAATTTAATCACAAATGCCGTTAAATTTAGTAGAACTGGTGATGTTATCACGGTTTCTAACCAAGATTTTAATGGTAAAGCCTTAATCTGTGTTGAAGATACTGGTGTAGGCATTTCTAGAGAGAATATCGATAAACTTTTTAATGCCAACAAAAACTTCACTACTGTAGGTACTAAAAATGAAAAAGGAACTGGTTTGGGCTTATCAATTGCTAAAGACCTTGTAGAACTAAATAGTGGTAAGATTTGGGTAGAAAGCACTCAAAATGTTGGTAGTAAATTCTTTATTGAATTGCCAAAAGTTGCACCACAAGCCTAA
- a CDS encoding arabinogalactan endo-beta-1,4-galactanase: MKLATKIILALVLIVSCTDSESNNDGQINESIFYKGMDLSFQSELEDYNIDYKDSDGNSVELLDFVKSKGTNLVRLKLWHTPQNGENGLSDIKAYAQRVKEKRMGFLLNLHYSDYWADPGTQTPPLAWQNMTIDEVKVEIYNYTKDVVLQLQTQNTMPEIIQIGNETDSGFLWNYGKVWNEFSDNWVNYAGLVSEAIRAVREIDTANESQIMLHIAGIQTAVPFFSELLPYNLDFDIIGLSYYPQFQTKDLDLITSTLNTVATTFDQPILMVEVAYPFTLLWNDNQNNFIGNINQIIPEFAPTPQGQKAYFEWLITTIKNIPNNKGIGFCYWAPDWVAFSGNENTSTNGTSWENQCLFDFDLKALPALDSFYDN; encoded by the coding sequence ATGAAATTAGCAACTAAAATAATTTTAGCTCTAGTCTTAATTGTGTCTTGCACAGATTCTGAAAGTAATAACGATGGTCAAATTAATGAATCGATATTCTATAAAGGCATGGATTTATCGTTTCAAAGCGAATTAGAAGATTATAATATAGACTATAAAGATTCTGATGGTAATTCTGTAGAACTTCTTGATTTTGTAAAATCTAAAGGCACCAATTTAGTACGATTAAAGTTATGGCACACACCTCAGAATGGTGAAAATGGTTTATCAGATATAAAAGCTTATGCGCAACGTGTAAAAGAAAAAAGAATGGGCTTTTTACTCAACTTGCATTATAGTGATTATTGGGCTGATCCTGGCACACAAACACCACCTCTAGCATGGCAAAACATGACAATAGATGAGGTAAAAGTAGAGATCTATAATTACACAAAAGATGTGGTTCTGCAATTACAAACTCAGAATACAATGCCCGAAATTATTCAGATTGGAAACGAAACTGATAGTGGTTTTTTATGGAATTATGGTAAAGTATGGAATGAGTTTAGTGACAATTGGGTTAATTATGCTGGTTTGGTATCTGAAGCTATACGAGCTGTAAGAGAAATTGATACAGCAAATGAATCACAAATTATGCTTCATATTGCTGGTATACAGACTGCAGTTCCGTTTTTCTCAGAACTACTCCCTTATAATCTCGATTTTGACATTATCGGTTTGTCCTATTACCCGCAATTTCAAACTAAAGATTTAGACCTAATTACATCAACACTAAATACTGTTGCAACTACTTTTGACCAACCTATTTTAATGGTAGAAGTTGCATATCCTTTTACCTTACTATGGAATGATAATCAGAATAATTTTATAGGAAATATCAATCAAATAATCCCAGAGTTTGCACCAACTCCTCAAGGTCAAAAAGCCTATTTTGAATGGTTAATCACAACTATAAAAAATATACCAAATAATAAAGGTATTGGATTCTGTTATTGGGCACCAGATTGGGTGGCCTTTTCTGGAAATGAAAATACATCTACAAATGGTACATCTTGGGAGAATCAGTGCCTTTTCGATTTTGATTTAAAAGCCTTACCAGCTTTAGATTCATTTTACGATAACTAA